One stretch of Streptomyces sp. R21 DNA includes these proteins:
- a CDS encoding ABC transporter ATP-binding protein has protein sequence MSTPFLSVRDLKVHFSTEDGVVKAVDGLSFDVEKGKTLGIVGESGSGKSVTNMAVLGLHDPRNTALDGEILLDGKELITATERELEQLRGNKMSMIFQDALASLSPYHTIGAQISETYRKHTGASKKVARARAIEMLTRVGIPQPDVRVDDYPHQFSGGMRQRAMIAMALVCDPELLIADEPTTALDVTVQAQIMDLLKDLQQEFGTAIIFITHDLGVIADIADDVLVMYGGRCVERGTKKEVLRQPQHPYTLGLLGSMPSLEGPVDVPLSPIPGSPPSLLNPPTGCRFHPRCTFAEKVSDGLCSTQQPALEIVDGRGSACHLSAGQKGEFFAEFAAARAN, from the coding sequence ATGAGCACTCCCTTCCTCTCCGTCCGTGACCTCAAGGTGCACTTCTCCACCGAGGACGGTGTCGTCAAGGCCGTCGACGGCCTCTCCTTCGATGTGGAGAAGGGCAAGACCCTCGGCATCGTGGGCGAGTCAGGCTCCGGCAAGTCCGTCACCAACATGGCGGTCCTGGGCCTGCACGACCCCCGCAACACCGCGCTCGACGGTGAGATCCTGCTCGACGGCAAGGAGCTCATCACCGCCACCGAGCGGGAGCTCGAGCAGCTTCGCGGCAACAAGATGTCCATGATCTTCCAGGACGCGCTGGCGTCCCTGTCGCCGTACCACACGATCGGCGCGCAGATCTCCGAGACGTACCGCAAGCACACGGGCGCGTCCAAGAAGGTGGCCCGGGCGCGCGCGATCGAGATGCTCACCCGCGTCGGGATCCCGCAGCCGGACGTCCGGGTGGACGACTACCCGCACCAGTTCTCCGGCGGTATGCGCCAGCGCGCGATGATCGCCATGGCCCTGGTCTGCGACCCCGAGCTGCTGATCGCCGACGAGCCGACCACCGCGCTCGACGTGACGGTCCAGGCCCAGATCATGGACCTGCTCAAGGACCTCCAGCAGGAGTTCGGCACCGCGATCATCTTCATCACCCACGACCTCGGCGTGATCGCCGACATCGCGGACGACGTGCTGGTGATGTACGGCGGCCGGTGCGTGGAGCGCGGCACCAAGAAGGAGGTGCTGCGGCAGCCGCAGCACCCCTACACGCTGGGTCTGCTGGGCTCGATGCCGAGCCTGGAGGGGCCGGTCGACGTGCCCCTGTCACCCATTCCGGGCTCGCCGCCCTCGCTGCTGAACCCGCCCACGGGCTGCCGCTTCCACCCGCGGTGCACCTTCGCGGAGAAGGTCTCGGACGGGCTCTGCTCCACGCAGCAGCCGGCGCTGGAGATCGTGGACGGACGTGGCAGCGCCTGCCACCTCAGCGCCGGGCAGAAGGGCGAGTTCTTCGCCGAGTTCGCCGCCGCTCGGGCCAACTGA
- a CDS encoding ABC transporter ATP-binding protein: MSSTNPLLDVSGLTKHFPVKGGFPIRRTIGAVQAVDGLDFQVAEGESLGLVGESGCGKSTTGRLITRLLEPTAGSISYRGQDITHANRRQLAPIRSEIQMIFQDPYASLNPRQTVGKIIAGPMEINGIDPAGGREKRVRELLETVGLNPEHYNRFPHEFSGGQRQRIGVARALALSPKLIVADEPVSALDVSIQAQVVNLLQELQRDLGIAFVFIAHDLAIVRHFSQRVAVMYLGKIVEIADRADLYENPRHPYTRALLSAVPEATADDVPARDRIRLVGDVPSPLNPPSGCRFRTRCWKATEKCATDAPPLVQVEGNREGHLTACHYPEVAETVPAPRLSKDRLSKDPEAAA; this comes from the coding sequence ATGAGCAGCACCAATCCCCTCCTGGACGTCTCCGGTCTGACCAAGCACTTCCCGGTCAAGGGAGGCTTCCCGATCCGTCGTACGATCGGCGCCGTCCAGGCCGTGGACGGGCTCGACTTCCAGGTCGCCGAGGGCGAGAGCCTCGGCCTGGTCGGCGAGTCCGGCTGTGGCAAGTCGACGACGGGCCGGCTGATCACGCGTTTGCTGGAGCCGACCGCGGGCAGCATCTCCTACCGCGGTCAGGACATCACGCACGCGAACCGCCGCCAGCTCGCGCCGATTCGCTCCGAGATCCAGATGATCTTCCAGGACCCGTACGCCTCGCTGAACCCGCGGCAGACGGTCGGCAAGATCATCGCGGGTCCGATGGAGATCAACGGGATCGACCCGGCGGGCGGCCGTGAGAAGCGTGTCCGCGAGCTGCTGGAGACCGTGGGTCTCAACCCGGAGCACTACAACCGCTTCCCGCACGAGTTCTCCGGCGGCCAGCGCCAACGCATCGGGGTCGCCCGCGCGCTGGCTCTGTCGCCGAAGCTGATCGTGGCGGACGAGCCGGTCTCGGCGCTGGACGTGTCCATCCAGGCGCAGGTCGTCAACCTGCTCCAGGAGCTCCAGCGGGACCTGGGTATCGCGTTCGTGTTCATCGCGCACGACCTCGCGATCGTCCGGCACTTCTCGCAGCGCGTCGCGGTCATGTACCTCGGCAAGATCGTCGAGATCGCCGACCGGGCCGACCTGTACGAGAACCCGCGCCACCCGTACACGCGTGCGCTGCTGTCCGCCGTGCCCGAGGCGACGGCGGACGACGTCCCGGCCCGCGACCGCATCCGGCTCGTCGGTGACGTGCCCTCGCCGCTCAACCCGCCGTCGGGCTGCCGCTTCCGCACCCGCTGCTGGAAGGCGACGGAGAAGTGCGCCACGGACGCGCCGCCGCTGGTCCAGGTCGAGGGCAACCGCGAGGGTCACCTCACGGCGTGCCACTACCCGGAAGTCGCGGAGACCGTCCCGGCCCCCCGCCTCTCCAAGGACCGCCTCTCCAAGGACCCCGAGGCCGCGGCCTGA
- a CDS encoding Uma2 family endonuclease, whose product MDYAKMRAIAEELTEYAERLEGSWNVEIGPSGPFLAMTSPSKRHKGTVRRIRNQLNAQLPATHPGYVCENGPEIVSPSNPDNDYGEKLAEYPAMGIAHYMIVDPRTGTIEVHSAPCSDRYQEKDPYIFGDTVPFGSWTVETGAFRRYGKAGNARP is encoded by the coding sequence ATGGACTACGCCAAGATGCGAGCGATCGCCGAGGAGCTCACGGAGTACGCCGAGCGCCTCGAAGGGTCCTGGAATGTGGAGATCGGACCCTCCGGCCCCTTCCTCGCCATGACGAGTCCTTCGAAGCGCCACAAGGGGACGGTTCGCCGTATCCGCAACCAGCTCAATGCGCAGCTCCCGGCCACCCACCCCGGGTACGTCTGCGAGAACGGCCCCGAGATCGTCTCCCCGTCCAATCCGGACAACGACTACGGCGAGAAGCTCGCTGAATATCCGGCCATGGGCATCGCCCACTACATGATCGTCGACCCCCGCACGGGCACGATCGAAGTGCACTCCGCCCCGTGCAGCGACCGCTATCAGGAAAAGGACCCGTACATCTTCGGCGACACCGTGCCGTTCGGCTCGTGGACGGTGGAAACCGGCGCCTTCCGCCGCTACGGCAAGGCAGGCAACGCCCGGCCTTAG
- a CDS encoding ABC transporter ATP-binding protein: protein MVDAIPGQRDQDGQPDEPLMSVRDLKKYFPVKGGFPIRRTVGAVQAVDGISFDVFPGESLGLVGESGCGKSTTGRLLTRLLEPTEGTIAYRGKDISRASRRQLAPIRSEIQMIFQDPYASLNPRQTVGKIISGPMEINGIQPPDGREARVRELLETVGLNPEHYNRFPHEFSGGQRQRIGVARALALSPKLIVADEPVSALDVSIQAQVVNLLQEVQREMGIAFVFIAHDLAVVRHFSHRVAVMYLGKIVEVADRTSLYTRPRHPYTHALMSAVPDADIDADKKERIRLEGDVPSPIAPPSGCRFRTRCWKAQARCAAEEPPLIRLSGNHEGHLTACHFPEDPTIEARAEDIVLDPALAALEEEAAPEAP, encoded by the coding sequence GTGGTCGACGCGATCCCCGGGCAGCGGGACCAGGACGGGCAACCGGACGAACCCCTCATGAGCGTGCGCGACCTGAAGAAGTACTTCCCGGTCAAGGGCGGCTTCCCGATCCGCCGTACGGTCGGCGCCGTACAGGCCGTGGACGGCATCTCCTTCGACGTGTTCCCCGGCGAAAGCCTGGGCCTGGTAGGGGAGTCGGGGTGCGGGAAGTCCACGACGGGGCGGCTGCTGACCCGCCTCCTGGAGCCCACCGAGGGCACCATCGCGTACCGCGGGAAGGACATCAGCCGGGCGAGCCGCCGCCAACTGGCCCCGATCCGCTCCGAGATCCAGATGATCTTCCAGGACCCGTACGCCTCGCTGAACCCCCGCCAGACGGTCGGCAAGATCATCTCCGGGCCGATGGAGATCAACGGTATCCAGCCGCCCGACGGCCGCGAGGCCCGCGTCCGCGAACTGCTGGAGACCGTGGGCCTCAACCCCGAGCACTACAACCGCTTCCCGCACGAGTTCTCCGGCGGCCAGCGTCAACGCATAGGCGTGGCAAGGGCGTTGGCGCTGTCACCCAAGCTGATCGTGGCCGACGAACCGGTCTCCGCCCTCGACGTCTCCATCCAGGCGCAGGTCGTCAACCTGCTCCAGGAGGTCCAGCGCGAGATGGGTATCGCGTTCGTGTTCATCGCCCACGACCTGGCCGTCGTACGGCACTTCTCGCACCGGGTCGCCGTCATGTACCTCGGCAAGATCGTGGAGGTCGCGGACCGCACGTCGCTGTACACCCGCCCCCGCCACCCCTACACCCACGCGCTGATGTCCGCCGTGCCGGACGCGGACATCGACGCCGACAAGAAGGAACGCATCCGCCTGGAGGGCGACGTCCCCTCACCCATCGCCCCGCCGTCGGGCTGCCGCTTCCGCACCCGCTGCTGGAAGGCCCAGGCCAGGTGCGCGGCCGAGGAGCCCCCGCTCATCCGCCTCTCCGGCAACCACGAGGGCCACCTGACCGCCTGCCACTTCCCCGAGGACCCGACGATCGAGGCGCGCGCGGAGGACATCGTGCTGGACCCGGCGCTGGCGGCGCTGGAGGAGGAGGCTGCCCCAGAAGCGCCCTAA
- a CDS encoding ABC transporter ATP-binding protein — protein MTTLTKPEDAPAPTGSDAFLSVRDLRVRFSTEDGVVKAVDGLSFEVERGSTLGIVGESGSGKSVTNLTVLGLHNPMTTTVEGEIVLDGKELITATESELEKLRGNKMAMIFQDALTALSPYHTVGRQIGEPFRKHTGASKREARERAVEMLAKVGIPHPEQRVNDYPHQFSGGMRQRAMIAMALVCNPDLLIADEPTTALDVTVQAQIIDLLKDLQQEFGSAIIMITHDLGVVANMADDLLVMYAGRAVERGTVREVLKSPRHPYTWGLLGSMPRMSADLDEPLTPIPGAPPSLLNPPSGCPFHPRCAFRLEVEGPDRCVDVRPEIPPGRGSACHLTLEQKNRIFIETVKPRLG, from the coding sequence GTGACCACACTCACCAAGCCGGAGGACGCGCCGGCCCCCACCGGATCCGACGCATTCCTCTCGGTGCGCGACCTGCGTGTGCGGTTCTCCACGGAGGACGGCGTCGTCAAGGCGGTCGACGGGCTCTCCTTCGAGGTGGAGCGCGGCTCGACACTCGGCATCGTCGGCGAGTCGGGCTCCGGGAAGTCGGTGACCAACCTGACCGTGCTGGGCCTGCACAACCCGATGACGACCACCGTGGAGGGCGAGATCGTCCTCGACGGCAAGGAGCTGATCACCGCCACGGAGAGCGAGCTCGAGAAGCTCCGCGGCAACAAGATGGCGATGATCTTCCAGGACGCGCTGACCGCGCTGTCGCCGTACCACACGGTGGGGCGGCAGATCGGCGAGCCGTTTCGCAAGCACACCGGCGCGTCCAAGCGGGAGGCACGCGAGCGGGCGGTCGAGATGCTGGCGAAGGTCGGCATCCCGCACCCCGAGCAGCGCGTCAACGACTATCCCCACCAGTTCTCCGGCGGTATGCGCCAGCGCGCGATGATCGCGATGGCCCTGGTCTGCAACCCGGACCTGCTCATCGCCGACGAGCCGACCACCGCCCTCGACGTGACGGTCCAGGCGCAGATCATCGACCTGCTCAAGGACCTTCAGCAGGAGTTCGGTTCGGCCATCATCATGATCACCCACGACCTCGGGGTGGTCGCCAACATGGCGGACGACCTGCTCGTGATGTACGCGGGCCGGGCCGTGGAGCGCGGCACCGTCCGCGAGGTGCTCAAGTCGCCCAGGCACCCGTACACCTGGGGGCTGCTGGGCTCCATGCCGCGTATGTCGGCGGACCTCGACGAACCCTTGACGCCGATTCCGGGCGCACCGCCCTCACTGCTGAACCCGCCCTCGGGGTGCCCCTTCCATCCGCGCTGCGCCTTCCGGCTGGAGGTCGAGGGCCCCGACCGCTGTGTGGACGTCCGCCCGGAGATCCCGCCGGGGCGCGGCTCCGCCTGCCATCTGACGCTGGAACAGAAGAACCGGATCTTCATCGAGACCGTCAAGCCGCGGCTGGGCTGA
- a CDS encoding ABC transporter permease — translation MLRFILRRTFGAVLILLLISAFTFFMYYAIPQDPATLACGKNCTPDALAIIHKNLGLDQPVPVQYWKFLVGIFAGRDFAVGHCAAPCFGVSFRDQQMVWDTLMDRFPLTLSLTIGGLIVFLVVGLGTGLIAARFRGTWLDKTFSSISLVLSSMQIYFLGPIVLGIFVYSTGWLDKPRYVPFTENPAQWFTGLLIPWLVMSVIFTANYTRMSRSAMIEQLQEEHVRAARAKGMTGRYVFFRYAWRGSLIPIATILGMDLSALLGGAVVTEYTFGLAGIGRLAVESVVGKDLPKLMGVMLFSAAFILLLNVIVDALYAVIDPRVRLS, via the coding sequence ATGCTTCGATTCATCCTTCGCCGGACGTTCGGCGCCGTGCTCATCCTCTTGCTGATCAGCGCCTTCACCTTCTTCATGTACTACGCCATCCCGCAGGACCCGGCGACGCTCGCGTGCGGCAAGAACTGCACACCGGACGCGCTGGCGATCATCCACAAGAACCTGGGGCTGGACCAGCCGGTCCCGGTGCAGTACTGGAAGTTCCTCGTCGGCATCTTCGCCGGACGCGACTTCGCCGTGGGGCACTGCGCGGCGCCCTGCTTCGGGGTGTCCTTCCGCGACCAGCAGATGGTCTGGGACACGCTCATGGACCGTTTCCCGCTCACGCTGTCCCTCACCATCGGCGGCCTGATCGTGTTCCTCGTCGTCGGCCTCGGCACCGGTCTCATCGCCGCCCGCTTCCGCGGCACCTGGCTCGACAAGACGTTCAGCAGCATCTCGCTGGTCCTCAGTTCGATGCAGATCTACTTTCTCGGACCAATCGTTCTTGGCATCTTCGTCTACAGCACCGGCTGGCTCGACAAGCCCAGATACGTGCCGTTCACGGAGAATCCGGCCCAGTGGTTCACGGGCCTGCTGATCCCCTGGCTGGTGATGTCCGTCATCTTCACGGCCAACTACACGCGGATGTCCCGCTCGGCGATGATCGAGCAGCTCCAGGAGGAACATGTGCGCGCCGCCCGCGCGAAGGGCATGACGGGGCGGTACGTCTTCTTCCGGTACGCCTGGCGCGGCTCCCTCATCCCCATCGCCACCATCCTCGGCATGGACCTCTCCGCGCTGCTCGGCGGAGCCGTCGTCACCGAGTACACCTTCGGGCTCGCGGGCATCGGACGGCTCGCCGTGGAGTCCGTCGTCGGCAAGGACCTGCCCAAGCTGATGGGCGTGATGCTCTTCAGCGCCGCGTTCATCCTGCTCCTCAACGTCATCGTGGACGCCCTGTACGCGGTGATCGATCCACGCGTACGTCTGTCGTAG
- a CDS encoding ABC transporter substrate-binding protein, which translates to MSILGSRTTRTAVVAVAAGALALAGCSKSDNGSGGDKSKNKKEAASQAAAVKMGTAQDSTGPAEEVAGAKPGGTVQVYEEDDFSHLDPGQIYVSDAGLLSKLIFRGLTTYKEDAKGNLTVVGDLATDPGKVSDGGRTWTYTLKSGIKDENGHVIDSADIRHTFERLYDPFITDGPTYIQQWLSGAGTTYRKAYGGPFKGKHLPDTVLATPDDKTVVFHFKAAQPDLPQALTMGGYSVVPEKTDTKAKYDTKPVAVGPYKISEFKAGKNLKLVRNTDWDARTDPMRHQYVDGFNIDINHDDEDQTKTLLADRGDAKNAIMFTGQVATTQVQKVVGDAAAMKRTVQGYAVYVWQMNFNMDRIKDKRIRDAITYAMPSVAMYKADGGAYGGEVANSLMAPTLPGYQKDFDPFDRAGHPNGDIAKAKKLIEEAGAKGKRIVYGYSNIPVRQQQAILVENALTKIGLDVQKKEFDNATWYEEMGKVKNGLDIYMTGWGQDWSSASTVFPPVYDGTQIQDGSSNYSHVNDEHINSEIARILKITDTAEATKAWTALNQYISTKVNPAAPIYYVKVFQLAGSNVGGLRYSSVISYTDPTRVFLKS; encoded by the coding sequence ATGAGCATTCTCGGTTCCCGCACCACCCGGACCGCCGTAGTCGCCGTGGCGGCCGGCGCCCTGGCGCTGGCCGGCTGCAGCAAGAGCGACAACGGCAGCGGCGGTGACAAGAGCAAGAACAAGAAGGAGGCCGCCTCGCAGGCGGCCGCGGTGAAGATGGGCACCGCACAGGACTCCACCGGACCCGCCGAGGAGGTCGCGGGTGCCAAGCCGGGCGGCACGGTCCAGGTCTACGAGGAGGACGACTTCTCGCACCTCGACCCGGGCCAGATATACGTCAGCGACGCCGGTCTGCTCTCCAAGCTCATCTTCCGAGGCCTGACCACCTACAAGGAGGACGCCAAGGGCAACCTCACGGTCGTCGGCGACCTCGCCACCGACCCCGGCAAGGTGTCGGACGGCGGCAGGACCTGGACGTACACCCTGAAGAGCGGGATCAAGGACGAGAACGGCCATGTGATCGACTCGGCCGACATCCGGCACACCTTCGAGCGGCTCTACGACCCGTTCATCACCGACGGCCCGACCTACATCCAGCAGTGGCTGTCGGGAGCGGGCACCACCTACCGCAAGGCGTACGGGGGCCCGTTCAAGGGCAAGCACCTGCCCGACACCGTGCTCGCGACCCCCGACGACAAGACCGTCGTCTTCCACTTCAAGGCGGCGCAGCCCGACCTGCCGCAGGCCCTGACCATGGGCGGCTACTCCGTGGTCCCCGAGAAGACCGACACCAAGGCGAAGTACGACACCAAACCGGTCGCCGTCGGCCCGTACAAGATCTCGGAGTTCAAGGCCGGCAAGAACCTGAAGCTGGTCAGGAACACCGACTGGGACGCCAGGACCGACCCGATGCGCCACCAGTACGTCGACGGCTTCAACATCGACATCAACCACGACGACGAGGACCAGACCAAGACGCTCCTCGCCGACCGCGGCGACGCCAAGAACGCCATCATGTTCACCGGCCAGGTGGCAACCACCCAGGTGCAGAAGGTCGTCGGCGACGCCGCGGCGATGAAGCGCACGGTCCAGGGCTATGCCGTCTACGTGTGGCAGATGAACTTCAACATGGACCGCATCAAGGACAAGCGGATCCGCGACGCGATCACCTACGCCATGCCGTCCGTCGCCATGTACAAGGCCGACGGCGGCGCGTACGGCGGTGAGGTCGCCAACAGCCTGATGGCGCCCACCCTTCCGGGCTACCAGAAGGACTTCGACCCCTTCGACCGCGCGGGGCACCCCAACGGTGACATCGCCAAGGCCAAGAAGCTGATCGAGGAGGCCGGCGCCAAGGGCAAGAGGATCGTCTACGGCTACTCCAACATCCCGGTCCGCCAGCAGCAGGCCATCCTCGTCGAGAACGCCCTGACGAAGATCGGCCTGGACGTCCAGAAGAAGGAGTTCGACAACGCCACCTGGTACGAGGAGATGGGCAAGGTCAAGAACGGCCTCGACATCTACATGACCGGCTGGGGCCAGGACTGGTCGTCGGCGTCCACCGTCTTCCCGCCCGTGTACGACGGCACGCAGATCCAGGACGGTTCGTCGAACTACTCGCACGTCAACGACGAGCACATCAACTCCGAGATCGCGCGCATCCTGAAGATCACGGACACGGCGGAGGCCACCAAGGCCTGGACCGCGCTCAACCAGTACATCAGCACCAAGGTGAACCCGGCCGCGCCGATCTACTACGTCAAGGTGTTCCAGCTCGCCGGCTCCAACGTGGGCGGCCTGCGCTACTCCTCGGTCATCAGCTACACCGACCCCACCCGCGTCTTCCTGAAGAGCTGA
- a CDS encoding ABC transporter permease, translated as MTSPIEIEGAETPAGADRKADTKAPEPPEKPAGRSPGQLMWRRFKRDRSGVVAAYVVLFFFLVAALAPLISKLYGKNPYTLYGQDDPTLLNDFNMPSGPNGGITTEYWFGIEPTLGRDVFTQLLYGMRTSLYTALAATVAMVAMGIVIGLVGGYFGGKVDYWLGRFTDFLLAFPQQLFLIAAMPVITAVFVAPDEETPTYVHAFAIIGVLWFLGWMGLARLIRAVTLSLREREFVDAARVAGASPWRVIRKELLPNLVTPILVQGTYMLPNTILSVAFLSFVGVGYTEPTPDWGRMFAIGSNIYEQDPVYMFFPGVAMVVFVVAFNLLGDSVRDAFDPKTGR; from the coding sequence ATGACGAGTCCGATCGAGATCGAGGGCGCGGAAACACCGGCCGGGGCGGACCGGAAGGCCGATACGAAGGCCCCCGAGCCGCCCGAGAAGCCGGCCGGCCGCTCGCCCGGCCAGCTGATGTGGCGCCGCTTCAAGCGGGACCGCAGCGGGGTGGTCGCCGCGTACGTCGTGCTCTTCTTCTTCCTGGTGGCGGCTCTCGCGCCGCTGATCTCGAAGCTGTACGGCAAGAACCCGTACACGCTCTACGGCCAGGACGACCCCACCCTCCTGAACGACTTCAACATGCCCTCGGGTCCCAACGGCGGCATCACCACCGAGTACTGGTTCGGGATCGAACCCACCCTGGGGCGCGATGTGTTCACGCAGCTGCTGTACGGCATGCGCACCTCGCTGTACACGGCGCTCGCGGCGACCGTCGCGATGGTGGCCATGGGCATCGTGATCGGCCTGGTCGGGGGCTACTTCGGCGGCAAGGTCGACTACTGGCTGGGCCGGTTCACCGACTTCCTGCTCGCGTTTCCGCAGCAGCTGTTCCTGATCGCGGCGATGCCGGTGATCACCGCGGTGTTCGTCGCCCCGGACGAGGAAACCCCCACCTATGTCCACGCGTTCGCCATCATCGGCGTGCTGTGGTTCCTCGGCTGGATGGGGCTGGCCCGGCTGATCCGGGCGGTCACCCTGTCGCTGCGCGAGCGGGAGTTCGTCGACGCCGCGAGGGTCGCGGGCGCCTCGCCCTGGCGGGTCATCCGCAAGGAACTGCTGCCCAACCTCGTCACACCGATCCTGGTCCAGGGCACGTACATGCTGCCCAACACCATTCTCTCGGTCGCGTTCCTGTCCTTCGTGGGCGTCGGCTACACGGAGCCGACCCCGGACTGGGGACGGATGTTCGCCATCGGTTCGAACATCTACGAACAGGACCCGGTCTACATGTTCTTCCCAGGTGTCGCCATGGTCGTCTTCGTCGTGGCGTTCAACCTCCTCGGTGACTCCGTCCGGGACGCCTTCGATCCCAAGACGGGCCGCTGA
- the typA gene encoding translational GTPase TypA, with amino-acid sequence MATRHDIRNVAIVAHVDHGKTTLVDAMLKQAGAFAAHAAESLDDRMMDSNDLEREKGITILAKNTAVKYHPKDGGDVITINIIDTPGHADFGGEVERGLSMVDAVVLLVDASEGPLPQTRFVLRKALQQRLPVILCINKTDRPDSRIDEVVNETYDLFLDLDADEEQIEFPIVYACARDGVASLTKPENGTVPADSDSLEPFFSTILQNVPAPSYDEAAPLQAHVTNLDADNFLGRIALLRVEQGELRKGQTVTWIKRDGTMSNVRITELLMTEALTRKPAEMAGPGDICAVAGIPDIMIGETLADPENPIALPLITVDEPAISMTIGTNTSPLVGRGGTGKGATAKAAVKDRKVTARQVKDRLDRELIGNVSLRVLDTERPDAWEVQGRGELALAILVEQMRREGFELTIGKPQVVTQQIDGKTHEPVERMTIDVPEEHMGAVTQLMGVRKGRMDNMSNHGSGWVRLEFVVPSRGLIGFRTEFLTGTRGTGIAHSIHEGHEPWFGELKTRNNGSLVADRAGAVTAFAMTNLQERGVLFTDPGTEVYEGMIVGENSRADDMDVNITKEKKLTNMRSAAADTFEAIVPPRKLSLEQSLEFCRDDECVEVTPEAVRIRKVVLDQKERGRTASRAKHG; translated from the coding sequence ATGGCCACGCGCCACGACATCCGCAACGTCGCCATCGTCGCCCACGTCGACCACGGCAAGACGACACTGGTCGACGCCATGCTGAAGCAGGCGGGTGCCTTCGCCGCGCACGCCGCCGAGAGCCTCGACGACCGCATGATGGACTCGAACGACCTGGAGCGTGAGAAGGGCATCACGATCCTGGCGAAGAACACGGCGGTCAAGTACCACCCGAAGGATGGCGGCGACGTCATCACGATCAACATCATCGACACCCCCGGCCACGCCGACTTCGGTGGTGAGGTCGAGCGCGGTCTGTCGATGGTCGACGCGGTCGTTCTGCTGGTCGACGCGTCCGAGGGCCCGCTGCCCCAGACCCGCTTCGTGCTGCGCAAGGCTCTCCAGCAGCGTCTGCCGGTCATCCTGTGCATCAACAAGACCGACCGCCCGGACTCCCGGATCGACGAGGTCGTCAACGAGACCTACGACCTCTTCCTGGACCTGGACGCGGACGAGGAGCAGATCGAGTTCCCCATCGTCTACGCGTGTGCGCGTGACGGTGTCGCCTCGCTGACCAAGCCGGAGAACGGCACGGTCCCGGCGGACAGCGACAGCCTGGAGCCGTTCTTCTCCACCATCCTGCAGAACGTCCCCGCCCCGTCGTACGACGAGGCGGCGCCCCTCCAGGCGCACGTCACCAACCTGGACGCCGACAACTTCCTCGGCCGTATCGCGCTGCTCCGCGTCGAGCAGGGCGAGCTGCGCAAGGGCCAGACCGTCACGTGGATCAAGCGCGACGGCACGATGTCCAACGTTCGTATCACCGAGCTGCTGATGACCGAGGCGCTCACCCGCAAGCCCGCCGAGATGGCGGGCCCCGGTGACATCTGCGCCGTCGCCGGTATCCCGGACATCATGATCGGTGAGACCCTCGCCGACCCCGAGAACCCGATCGCGCTGCCGCTCATCACGGTCGACGAGCCCGCGATCTCCATGACCATCGGTACCAACACCTCGCCGCTGGTCGGCCGTGGCGGCACCGGCAAGGGCGCCACAGCCAAGGCCGCGGTCAAGGACCGCAAGGTCACCGCCCGCCAGGTCAAGGACCGGCTGGACCGCGAGCTGATCGGTAACGTCTCCCTCCGTGTGCTCGACACCGAGCGGCCGGACGCCTGGGAGGTCCAGGGACGCGGTGAGCTCGCGCTCGCCATCCTGGTCGAGCAGATGCGCCGCGAGGGCTTCGAGCTGACCATCGGCAAGCCCCAGGTGGTCACCCAGCAGATCGACGGCAAGACGCACGAGCCGGTCGAGCGCATGACGATCGACGTCCCCGAGGAGCACATGGGCGCGGTCACGCAGCTCATGGGCGTCCGCAAGGGCCGCATGGACAACATGTCGAACCACGGTTCCGGCTGGGTCCGCCTGGAGTTCGTCGTCCCCTCCCGCGGCCTCATCGGCTTCCGTACGGAGTTCCTGACGGGCACGCGTGGCACGGGCATCGCCCACTCCATCCACGAGGGCCACGAGCCGTGGTTCGGCGAGCTGAAGACCCGTAACAACGGTTCTCTGGTCGCCGACCGCGCCGGTGCCGTCACCGCGTTCGCGATGACGAACCTTCAGGAGCGCGGCGTGCTGTTCACCGACCCCGGCACCGAGGTGTACGAGGGCATGATCGTCGGCGAGAACTCGCGCGCCGATGACATGGACGTGAACATCACCAAGGAGAAGAAGCTCACCAACATGCGCTCCGCCGCGGCGGACACGTTCGAGGCGATCGTCCCGCCGCGCAAGCTCTCCCTGGAGCAGTCCCTGGAGTTCTGCCGCGACGACGAGTGCGTCGAGGTGACCCCGGAGGCCGTGCGCATCCGCAAGGTCGTCCTGGACCAGAAGGAGCGCGGTCGCACCGCGAGCCGCGCCAAGCACGGCTGA